Part of the Pseudomonadota bacterium genome is shown below.
CACGGTTCTTTCAAGCTCCTGATCAGCGACGATCAGCAGCGCTGGAGCGCAGTCCGCGAGCATGATCGCGAGCTCTTGGCCTTGCTGGCGTGCGTACAGCGGCACACACACCGCAGCCTCCGCCATGATCGCCAGATCCAGGGCTACCCAGCTTGTAGAATTGGGACCCAGCAAGGCTACGCGATCGGTCGGGCCGATACCCCTGGCGCGCAGCAACGTCCGGGCGCTGCCGATCAGGTCCAAAAGGCCCGCGCCCGATGTGGACAGCGGTCCGGTGGCGCTCATCTCACACAGCGCGGTCTTTGCCGCGTTTTCCTCGAGGTTGTGAAACACCCTAGCGATGAAGCTCATCCCCACTGCTCCAATAGGCCGCTCATGCTGCTACCCAGGGAGGGCAGGTAATCCGGCCACGCGCGCGTGCGTGCGGGCAGCTCGAAGTCCGGGTAGACCCGGGAAACCTCGTCGCAAAACGCCATGCCCATCTGTCCCATGAGCCGCAGCTGCGTTGGAACGAAGCGGGCGATCTCCTCCCGATAGCGCGCGCGCTCCCGATCCAGCCGCCGCAGCGTTTCGATCAGCTTCTCCCCCAGGCCCTCCTCGCCGGTTCGTAGCAGCAGCTCCGGGTGACCACGATCGTGCAGGAGATTGTGGATCCGTTCGTCCATCGTGATGCCCGCCGAGGCCACCAGCCCAGGCATCGACGTGACCATGGCGTGGTAGCGCGAAGTCACCATCAGCGAGCAGTTCCTCAACACGCTGACGAGGTCGTACATATCGTATTCGTCGCTCACGAACATGGGCGCTCGAAACCCGAGCCGCTCTCTGAGGAGCGCACAGGCTTTGCGGTCCAGGCGTTCCATGCCCACCAGGACTGGAACAACGCCACGCTCCTTCGCAAAAACACCCACTGCGGCGGCGATCGCGCCGAGGTATGCATCGAGCTGCAGGCGCGCCTCAGGGGAATCGTGATGGAAATAGATGGACTTGTAGTGCTGCTCTCGGTATTGGCCTGCAAAACGAAGGGCCAGAAACTTCATGACATCCGGTTTGGTCGGCCACATGAACGGATTGATGGGACAGATCGCGAGCAGCTCGCTGCGACCGTCCCAGCCGGCCTTCTCGAGCAGGTTTGCCCCGCGTTCTCGCGCAGACGGCTCGAACGTCCACGCCGTGTCGGTGCCGCCCGCAGTCCGGATGCCGAGCGCCTCCAGGACCCGGCGCGACGGCTCGTTGCGGCAAATCACGAAGCTGTTCTTGCATTGGCGCCGTACGAACTCGCGCAGTCCTTCGACCATCTCCCCCGCCTCTGCGCCGTAGCCCACGCTCAGCTTGCCTTCCACGGCCGCCAATCCCAGGGCGCCCGCCATCATCGTCGATAGCGCTGTAGCGAACTTGGACTTGAACATCGAGCCTTCGCACGCCACCACGCCGTGATGTCTCGGGCACTCGTCGTAGAGGAATTTCGGAAACACGGTGGGCAGCTGCACCTGCCGCACCGCCCGGAAGTAGCCGGCCGACAGCGCCGGGTCGACCGTCAGCAGGGTCAGCTCGACCTGGTCATCACCCAGGATGCGGCGGAACTGGCGGATCATCTCCTCCACGCGCACGTCCGCTCCCGTGTTGCGTGTCCCCACGTATCCGGCCAGCAAGAGTTTCAGGGGCTGTCCCGGGCACCATGCCGCCCGATCGGTACCGAGCGCGTATCTCGTGCCCTGAGCCTCGATCAGCCCCGACATCGCCAGCTGGAGCCCCCGGTCGGGGTCGAGCGCCCTGGAAACCCGATCTAGCAGCGCGACCATGAGACCCTAACCCTGCGCGATCCCGTGGGACCGTCCATCACTGCTCTGGCCGCCGCTGCTCTGGCCGCCGCTGCTCTGGCCGCCACTGCTCTGGCCGCCGCTGCTTTGGCCGCCGCTGCTCTGGCCGCCGCTGCTTTGGCTGTGCGGAGCAGCTGCTGCGGCACGCAAATCCTCCGCCGCGGACGCCGCTGCTGGCCATGGGCGATAGGGGTACTTGAAACCGTGCTCGAGCGCGAAGCGCAGCAGTCGGTGGGCGTACTGCCCAAAAGAGGGCGGCGACTCGCCGAGCTCCTCGACGACACGACGGTTGTCAAAGACGGTATCAAACGCAAGATACGGCAAGAAGACCTGAAACAACGAAGCGCCGTACGCAACGCCCCAGCTGCGGGGCGTCCTCGCCAATGCGCCCGCGAGTGCCGTCGCTGGTTTCGTTAGCTTCGGCGCGAACAGCGGCCGATGATCGTAGCCTTGCCGGCGCAGCTCGGTCACTATCTGCTTGTAGCTCAGCGACGCGGGGCCGGAGGACAGGTGATAGACGGGGTGCTTCGGCTCACCGCGCAGGTGAATCGTGGCAATGGCACGTCCCACGAAATCTGCTGGGACGATGTCGAGCCTCGCGTCAGGGTCGAACGGCAGCACGGGTGCACGGGCCAGCACTGCGAAGGCAATCGCCATATCAAACTGGGTTGTTTCG
Proteins encoded:
- a CDS encoding SDR family oxidoreductase, coding for AIDWSRSDYDPYARTKKFCEHMLCELLPDVPLTIFRPSIVLGDSRFAETTQFDMAIAFAVLARAPVLPFDPDARLDIVPADFVGRAIATIHLRGEPKHPVYHLSSGPASLSYKQIVTELRRQGYDHRPLFAPKLTKPATALAGALARTPRSWGVAYGASLFQVFLPYLAFDTVFDNRRVVEELGESPPSFGQYAHRLLRFALEHGFKYPYRPWPAAASAAEDLRAAAAAPHSQSSGGQSSGGQSSGGQSSGGQSSGGQSSGGQSSDGRSHGIAQG
- a CDS encoding polysaccharide pyruvyl transferase family protein, translating into MVALLDRVSRALDPDRGLQLAMSGLIEAQGTRYALGTDRAAWCPGQPLKLLLAGYVGTRNTGADVRVEEMIRQFRRILGDDQVELTLLTVDPALSAGYFRAVRQVQLPTVFPKFLYDECPRHHGVVACEGSMFKSKFATALSTMMAGALGLAAVEGKLSVGYGAEAGEMVEGLREFVRRQCKNSFVICRNEPSRRVLEALGIRTAGGTDTAWTFEPSARERGANLLEKAGWDGRSELLAICPINPFMWPTKPDVMKFLALRFAGQYREQHYKSIYFHHDSPEARLQLDAYLGAIAAAVGVFAKERGVVPVLVGMERLDRKACALLRERLGFRAPMFVSDEYDMYDLVSVLRNCSLMVTSRYHAMVTSMPGLVASAGITMDERIHNLLHDRGHPELLLRTGEEGLGEKLIETLRRLDRERARYREEIARFVPTQLRLMGQMGMAFCDEVSRVYPDFELPARTRAWPDYLPSLGSSMSGLLEQWG